In the Armatimonadota bacterium genome, CCCCCGCGTTTCCCGTCCTGATGTGGATCACGCGACGGGCAGTCCACTGCCGGATCTCGCCGGCGCGCACGACGCCCTCGAAGACCCGAATGCCGTCGACTGTGACCCGCAGCCACGACCTGCCGGTGGCACTCAAGATCACGCTGACGCCCATGGTCGCGTGGCCGCGGGCGGGCAGGGCGCTCCGAGGTGTCTCCGCAACCTCGCCGGGTGCGCCGTTCGGGCGAGCCCCCACGTGCGCGGGGCCTGTCGGAGACCGGGCCTGCGGGGGCAGTTCGGGGGAACCCGAGCGGCCCATAACGATCGACGGCGGCGCGGTAGCACCAGCGGCTGCGGGATCCGCGGCGTGCGTCGCCGGACCGCCTACCGCGATCGTGTCGCGGTCGGCGCCGGCGGGCGCGACCCCACGATCCAGGGCACCGGCCCCGTCTGTCGGTGGAGAGACAGCTCGATGCTGCGCGACGGCCAACGACCGGAGAGAACGCCCCGGCAGGTACGACGCGCCAGCGGCGGCGAGGAGCACAACTGCGCCCACCACCGCCCATCCCCTCGGGCGTCTGCGCTGCGGCCTGGACGGGCCGGGCAGAGCTCGTGCGTCCGGCAGGTGCCGCACCGCATCCGGGACGAGCCCCACACGCGCTGGTCCTGCGCGCAACATGCCTGCACCCGCCGCCACGTCGGCGGCGGGCGGCGGCTTCCGGAGGGTCGGCCCGGTGCGCGCGCCGCCTCGGAGCACATGCCGGACAACGCACACGCTGCGTGCGCGTGCCCGCAGATGGCGGGGCAACCGGTAGAAGGCCAGGCACCGCGCCAGGTCGGTCTCCAGATCGCGGGCGGCTCGCTCGCCTTCTGCCACCCAGCGAGCGCGCCAGGCGCGGAAGCGGGCTGCGGCGGCCTCGCGGTCGCCCGCCAGGAAGATCCTGCGGGCCTCCTCCGTGCACCCCGCGTGCCTTCGACCGTCCACGCTGCGCCGCATGACGGCCAGCCGGTGAGGGATGCTGTACTGGATAGCGACACCCGGGAACGTCGCTTCCACGGCGCGCACCACCGCTGGCGTGCCGTCACAACACACCAGCACAGGGGTAGCCGTGCCGGCCCGGAGTTCCTGGAGCAGGCTCGTCCAGGCAGGGGTGTCCACGCGTGCGACGCGACGCAGTCCCGCCACGGTGAGCGTGCCATCGGGAGCCACCGCGAGTGCGCACAACGTGTGGGAGGCCGTGTCCTCGGCGCTGGGCGGCACGCTGCCCAGCAGGAGCACCATCGGGGTCTGCGGCATACGCGCAGCACCTCCTTCCGGCGGCGCGTCCGGGCCTCGCCGACCATCGGTACCCGCCGCTGGAGGCTTCGGGGAGTTTCTACCCTTCTTTGGGGAGTTCTAGACGAGGATTTTCCCTAAGAGGCGGTCGCGGCTGTCCGCGAACTTCCCTAATAGTCCCCCAATCCACCGCTCGTCTCCCTGCTGCGCACCTGCACGTCGCGTTGGCTGCTGGCCACCCGCTAATCGTCCCAATCCGCCGCTCCTCTCCCCGCGGGCAGATCCACCGAGCGTCCACGGTCCGACCCTACAGCCACGCCCGGATCAGGGCCAGGCTGACCACCGCGATCGCAACCGACGCCAGGAGGCCGATGCCGAGCGGGCGCAGTCCCACGCGGCGCATGCCCTGCAGGTCGGCCGACAGCCCCACTGCGGCCATCACCATGACCACCAGGACGCGGCCCGCCAGCGAGGCGGTCCGGGCGACCGGCGGCGCCACCAGCCCGGCGGTGTTCGCCAGGGCAGCCGCAGCAAACCACAGGACGAACCAGGGGAAGATTCGCGCCAGGCGGACGCGAGGCCGTGCCACGCCCCCGGTGCGGCTGCGCCGCACGCTGGACGCGATGCCGAACGCGAGCGCCAGTGGTACCAGCAGCAGCGTTCGGGTGAGCTTCACCACGGTAGCGACCTGGCCGGCGGGCTCGCTGAACTGGAACGCAGCCGCCAGCACCGAGGAGGTGTCGTGGATGGCCGCGCCGGCCCAGGCGCCGAAGGCGGCGTCGGACAGGGCGAGCACATGGCCCAGCGCCGGGTAGACGACCACCGCCAGCATGTTGAAGAGGAAGATCGTTGTCACGGCGAAGGCGATCTCCTCTTGACGCGCTTCGATGATGGGCCCGATGGTCAGGATGGCTGTCGCGCCACAGATAGCGGTGCCCGCGCCGATCAGGCCGACGAGTCCCCCGGGTGCACGCAGCCATCGCCCGAACAGCGCGGTCAGCCCCAGCGCCAGCACCACGGTCGTACCCAGCACCGCCAGGGTACCGGTGCCGATGCGCAGCACCTGGGCGAAGCTGAGCGTGGTCCCGAAGAGCACGATGGCCACCCGCAGTAGCCTCTTGAGGACGAAGTCCAGGCCGGGGCGCCACGCCGGCCGCGGACCGCTGACGGTGCGCACCGTCAGTCCCACGGCGAGTGCCAGCACCGGCGCGCCGACGAGCGGGACCCAGCCGCCGCCGGCCCAGGCGACTGTCGCCACCGCCGCCGTGACCAGCAGGCCGGATGCGAGGGGAGCCACCGCGGTGGGCAGCGTGCGGGTGACGGTAGGTCGCAGGTCGTGCATCGATACCTCCCCGGCGGACGCGGAATGTCGGGCGCGTGCACGAGGCCAGCAACGGCTGCCGCCGATTCGCACGAGCCCACGCTCTGGCATGACTACCGCGGCCAGGGGCACCGTCCCTGCGCGCTGGCCGGCCGGCATGCAGTATCGGCCTACGTTGACACAGGACGCGCCGGCTGCCCATCGCAGCCCGGCCCACGGCGTCAGGCAGGCAGCACCGGTGCACCGGCGAGCCACGCACGCGGGTGGAGGCCGGCTCGCGCGGCATGGATACCCGGGTAGACGCACCGCCCGCAGGAGATCGCCCCGTGCACAGGAAACAAGAGGTCGTGTCGCGGTACCACCGGCACCGGGGACGCGCGCCGGGGAGGTCATGGACCGCACCGAGCTGATCCGCCGCCTGGAAGCCGTCGTCGGACGGCCGTACGTGCTCCACCGCACCGACGACGTGTCGGTGTACGAGCAGGATGCCCTGATGGTGGCGCGGGGCCGCCCGGACGCCGTGGTGCTGCCCGATAGCGCCGAGCAGGTGGCGGCGGTGGTGCGGATCGCCCGCGAGGCCGGCCTGCCGGTCGTCGCGCGGGGCGCCGGCACCGGGTTGGCCGGCGGCGCCATTCCCGTGCGGGGCGGCATCGTGGTGGCCCTCACCCGCATGACCCGCATCCTCGAGATCGACGTCGCCAGCCGGCTCGCGGTCGTCGAGCCAGGCGTCGTGAATGCCGATCTGACCGCGGCGCTGGAGCCCCACGGCCTGTTCTACGCACCCGACCCGGGCAGTCAGGTGGCGTCGACCATCGGCGGCAACGTCGCCACCAACGCCGGCGGGCCGCACTGCCTGGCCTATGGGGTCACCGGGAACAACGTGCTGGGCCTGGAGGTGGTGCTGTCCGACGGGACGCTCGCCTGGGTGGGCGGCCGCGCGCACGACGCACCGGGCTACGACCTCGTCGGCCTGCTGGTGGGCTCCGAGGGGACCCTTGGGATCGTGACCAAGATCGTCGTGCGCCTGGTCCAGAAGCGCGAGGCGGTGCGCACGCTGCTCGCGATCTACGACGCCATGGACGCCGCGTGTGAGGCCACCTCCGCGGTCATCGCTGCCGGCATCGTGCCCGAAGCGCTGGAGGTCCTCGACGGGATCTCGATGCGGGCGGTGAACCGCACGCTGGGCGCCGGGTTCCCCGAGGACGCCGAGGCGGCGTTGTTGATCGAGGTCGAAGGGGTGGCCGAGGCCGTGCCGGTGCTGATCGAGCGGATCGAGGCGATCTGCCGTCAGCACGGCGCCCGTCGCATCCAGACCGCCGCCACGGCCGAGGAGCGCGCCGGCCTCTGGAAGGGCCGCAAGCATGCCTACGGGGCGTTGGGCCGGCTGGGCCGGCGCGCCATGATGCTCGACGTGTGCGCGCCGCGCTCCCGCCTGGCCGAGGTGATGCGCCAGGTCCTGGCTGCCGGCCGGAAGTGGGAGGTGGGTGTCGCCAACTTCTTCCACGCTGGCGACGGGAACATGCATCCCACCCCGTTCTTCGACATCGCTGAAGACTCGCCCGAGTACGCGCGCGTGGTGGGGTTGACCGAGGACATCATGCGCGCCTGCGTGGACGCTGGCGGGACCATCACCGGCGAGCACGGCATCGGCCTGGAGAAGCGCGAGTACCTGGGCTGGATGTTCGGCGAGGCCGACATCGCCGCGATGAAGCGCATCAAGGCCGTCTTCGATCCGGACGGGCTGTGCAACCCCGAGAAGATCTTCCCGATCGGCCGGTCCCCGCACGCGATCCCCGCGCCGCGCGAGGTGGACGACGGCGCTGCGGCGCACACGGTCATCCGTGAGGCAGGGGGTGAGGCAGGGAGGGGCGGCGTTGCCGTGGCCGCCCCGGAGACCCTCGCCGCGGCCGTCCCGGAGAGCCCCGGCGCGACTGCCCCCGAGGTTGCGGGGCGGCCGGGTGGCGTTGCGCCGCCGGCATGAGCGGCCCGTCCCACGCCCCCGCAGTGCCCGCGCGGCTCGGTCCGGCCGACCTCGCGCCGCCGGGTGGCGCCGCGTCGGGCGCTGCTGTCGCGCCGCGAGCTGCCGGGACTTCGGCGATGCCATGGATTCCCGAGGTCGAGACCTGCATCCACTGCGGCCTGTGTCTGAACCAGTGCCCCACCTACCGGGTCACCCGTCTGGAAGCCGAGTCCCCTCGCGGACGCATCTGGCTCGTGAAGGAGGCGGCGGCGGGACGGCTGGAGCCGGCGGCCATCGCCGACCACCTGTACCTGTGCCTGATGTGTCGGGCGTGCGAGACCGCCTGCCCGTCGGGCGTCCAGTACGGGCGTATCGCGGAGGCCGCGCGGGCCGTGCTGGGCCCACCGGGCCCGCCCGTGCAGCGGGCGGTGGTCCGGTTCGTGCTGCGCCAGCTCATGCCCTACCCCGGGCGGCTGCGGCGCGCGGCCGCGGCCCTGCGCGCGGCACAGCGCACCGGCCTGCTGGCCTTCGCGCAGCGCGTGTTGCCCACGGGCCTGCGACAGCGTGCCGCGCTGGCCCCCGAGGTGCCGCCGCGGGGCTTCAGTCCCGAGGCCGAGGTGTTGCCCGCGCTGGGTGAGCGCCGGGCGCGTGTGGGGTTCCTGGCGGGCTGCGCCATGAGCCTGTTCTTCCCCGACGTGAACGACGCCACGGTGCGCGTGCTGCGGCGCAACGGGTGCGAGGTGGTGGTCCCCGCAGGCCAGGTGTGCTGCGGTGCGCTGAACAGCCACTACGGGGAAGCGCAGACCGCCCGGGCGATGGCCCGGCGGAACGTCGATGCCTTTCCCGACGACGTCGACGCCATCGTCACCAACGCCGCGGGGTGCGGGGCGGCCATGAAGGCCTACGGGCACCTGTTGGCCGACGATGCCGTCTACGCGGCGCGAGCCGAGCGCTTTGCCGCCAGGGTGCGCGACGCCACCGAATGGCTGGTGCAACTCGGGCTGCGCACGCAGCCGCAGGCGGTCCCGGTCGTCGCCACCTACCAGGACCCCTGCCATCTGGCCCATGGCCAGCGCGTGCGGACCGAGCCGCGCGCGCTGCTGGCGGCAGCCGGCGTCCGCCTGGTGGAGATGCCCGCCGCCGACCGCTGCTGTGGCAGCGCCGGCATCTACAACCTGCTGCAGCCCGCCATGGCCGAGACGTTGTTGCGCGACAAGATGGAGGCGGTGCGGGCCACCGGCGCGCAGGTGGTGGTGGCGCCCAACCCCGGATGCATGCTGCAGCTGCAGTACGGCGCCCGCCGGTTTGGCGTCCCTGTGCGCGTCGCGCACCTGATGGACCTCCTCGACCAGGCGGGGGCGTGAGGCGGGCGAGGGTCCCCGGGTGCACGTGACGGTCGACGCCCTGGCGTCCCGGGTGCAGGCGCTGATCGGCGCCGACGCGGTGCTGACGGCCGGGCTGGCGCGCTACGCGGTCGACGGGCACGTGCCGCAGGTCGTCGTCCGGCCGCGCGACGCCGATCAGGTCGCTGGGGTGTTGCGCCTCTGCGCCGAGGCTGGAGCCGCGGTCATCCCGTGGGGCGGGGGCACCGCGCAGGAGGTGGGCAACCCGCCCCGCGCCGCCAGCGTGGTGCTGCGCACCGACCGGCTGGCCCGCGTGCTCGACCACGACGCCGCGAACCTGACCGTCACCGCCGACGCCGGGATCACGTTGGAGGCGCTGGGTGAGACGCTGGCCGCGGCCGGCCAGTGGCTGCCCGTGGAGCCGCCCCGTGCGCCGCGCGCGACCCTGGGCGGCGTCGCCGCGCTCGACCTGGGCGGGCCGTGGCGAGGTCGGTTCGGTCCGGTGCGGGACCTGGTGATCGGAGTGCGCGCCGCCCTGCCGGACGGCAGCCTCGTCCGCTGGGGCGGGAAGACCGTGAAGAACGTGGCCGGCTACGACATGGCCAAGCTGTTCGTCGGGGCCATGGGCACGGTCGGCGTGCTCGTCGAGCTGACGCTGAAGGTCTTCCCCCTGCCCGAAGCGACGCGCACCGTGGCGCTGTGGGGCGAGCTCGACGCCCTCGTGGCCCTGGCGGGGCGCATCGCCGCATCGCCGCTGGTGCCGACGGGTCTGACGCTGCTCGACCGACCGGCGGCGGCGCTGCTGGGCGCCGCGGTGGGCGGGCTGC is a window encoding:
- a CDS encoding DUF4115 domain-containing protein codes for the protein MGVSVILSATGRSWLRVTVDGIRVFEGVVRAGEIRQWTARRVIHIRTGNAGAADLTVNGLRLGVPGRIGQIASLTFTPSGARP
- a CDS encoding putative sulfate exporter family transporter, with the translated sequence MHDLRPTVTRTLPTAVAPLASGLLVTAAVATVAWAGGGWVPLVGAPVLALAVGLTVRTVSGPRPAWRPGLDFVLKRLLRVAIVLFGTTLSFAQVLRIGTGTLAVLGTTVVLALGLTALFGRWLRAPGGLVGLIGAGTAICGATAILTIGPIIEARQEEIAFAVTTIFLFNMLAVVVYPALGHVLALSDAAFGAWAGAAIHDTSSVLAAAFQFSEPAGQVATVVKLTRTLLLVPLALAFGIASSVRRSRTGGVARPRVRLARIFPWFVLWFAAAALANTAGLVAPPVARTASLAGRVLVVMVMAAVGLSADLQGMRRVGLRPLGIGLLASVAIAVVSLALIRAWL
- a CDS encoding heterodisulfide reductase-related iron-sulfur binding cluster, which encodes MPWIPEVETCIHCGLCLNQCPTYRVTRLEAESPRGRIWLVKEAAAGRLEPAAIADHLYLCLMCRACETACPSGVQYGRIAEAARAVLGPPGPPVQRAVVRFVLRQLMPYPGRLRRAAAALRAAQRTGLLAFAQRVLPTGLRQRAALAPEVPPRGFSPEAEVLPALGERRARVGFLAGCAMSLFFPDVNDATVRVLRRNGCEVVVPAGQVCCGALNSHYGEAQTARAMARRNVDAFPDDVDAIVTNAAGCGAAMKAYGHLLADDAVYAARAERFAARVRDATEWLVQLGLRTQPQAVPVVATYQDPCHLAHGQRVRTEPRALLAAAGVRLVEMPAADRCCGSAGIYNLLQPAMAETLLRDKMEAVRATGAQVVVAPNPGCMLQLQYGARRFGVPVRVAHLMDLLDQAGA
- a CDS encoding FAD-binding oxidoreductase produces the protein MHVTVDALASRVQALIGADAVLTAGLARYAVDGHVPQVVVRPRDADQVAGVLRLCAEAGAAVIPWGGGTAQEVGNPPRAASVVLRTDRLARVLDHDAANLTVTADAGITLEALGETLAAAGQWLPVEPPRAPRATLGGVAALDLGGPWRGRFGPVRDLVIGVRAALPDGSLVRWGGKTVKNVAGYDMAKLFVGAMGTVGVLVELTLKVFPLPEATRTVALWGELDALVALAGRIAASPLVPTGLTLLDRPAAALLGAAVGGLLGVSSPVLLVRADGIAPAVARAERDVAAWAAQAGVQHEALGIEAAQRVWSAVRDFGWAGELVAARLSVPVGRLPGALAALRAGLPAAAGLVAHVAAGVVWAAGPPAGFAATTLHGLRQVAVDHHGHLLLARLPAALKATGDVWAPVPPALPVMRALKAAFDPHQILNPGRFVAGL
- a CDS encoding FAD-linked oxidase C-terminal domain-containing protein; translation: MDRTELIRRLEAVVGRPYVLHRTDDVSVYEQDALMVARGRPDAVVLPDSAEQVAAVVRIAREAGLPVVARGAGTGLAGGAIPVRGGIVVALTRMTRILEIDVASRLAVVEPGVVNADLTAALEPHGLFYAPDPGSQVASTIGGNVATNAGGPHCLAYGVTGNNVLGLEVVLSDGTLAWVGGRAHDAPGYDLVGLLVGSEGTLGIVTKIVVRLVQKREAVRTLLAIYDAMDAACEATSAVIAAGIVPEALEVLDGISMRAVNRTLGAGFPEDAEAALLIEVEGVAEAVPVLIERIEAICRQHGARRIQTAATAEERAGLWKGRKHAYGALGRLGRRAMMLDVCAPRSRLAEVMRQVLAAGRKWEVGVANFFHAGDGNMHPTPFFDIAEDSPEYARVVGLTEDIMRACVDAGGTITGEHGIGLEKREYLGWMFGEADIAAMKRIKAVFDPDGLCNPEKIFPIGRSPHAIPAPREVDDGAAAHTVIREAGGEAGRGGVAVAAPETLAAAVPESPGATAPEVAGRPGGVAPPA